The following coding sequences lie in one Pontibacter sp. G13 genomic window:
- a CDS encoding HAD family hydrolase, translated as MKAILFDMYGTLARIESPTSAYRNLYHSLTQGKISIRDFRQRVMTQSGPDIREWLEELGVDHCALRTWEMTILSELKSITLYEDVEESLTQLSGMFPLYLLSNVAAPFVSPFYQLGLDRWIKQAFFSCEMGLRKPAPAAFEHVLNTLELEPDDVLMVGDSFISDVKGAQVAGMKGLWLNRGGTLNDRGIQTLNQLVGLAESLQGSRGATA; from the coding sequence ATGAAGGCTATTCTATTCGACATGTACGGAACCTTGGCGCGCATTGAGTCGCCGACCTCCGCATACAGGAATCTCTATCACTCCCTGACGCAGGGCAAAATTTCCATTCGAGATTTTCGGCAGCGGGTCATGACACAATCCGGACCTGATATCCGTGAATGGCTGGAAGAGCTGGGCGTAGATCATTGTGCCCTCAGGACGTGGGAAATGACCATTCTGTCCGAACTGAAATCCATTACGCTGTATGAGGATGTGGAAGAATCACTGACGCAATTGTCAGGGATGTTTCCCCTGTATCTCCTGTCCAATGTCGCGGCTCCATTCGTCTCGCCATTTTACCAACTAGGACTGGATCGCTGGATCAAGCAGGCCTTCTTCTCCTGCGAGATGGGCCTCCGAAAACCCGCACCAGCTGCCTTTGAACACGTACTGAACACCTTGGAATTGGAACCCGATGATGTACTCATGGTGGGCGATAGCTTCATTTCCGATGTCAAGGGAGCACAAGTCGCAGGCATGAAAGGTCTTTGGCTGAATCGCGGAGGCACCCTCAACGACCGGGGAATCCAGACACTCAATCAGTTAGTGGGTCTTGCAGAATCCCTACAGGGAAGTCGTGGAGCTACTGCCTAA
- a CDS encoding nidogen-like domain-containing protein, producing the protein MAQPRNDKSSTISPYKHPSRLGWAILWVGSLLVGPLTGFAQCPTLSGDTLISAQFERTINSDWRTSAPSDGGSWTQNDGAIGVFENPGSGKWLYLNDEANNDIGKAHLDLPTIDLAAYRGRILLQMDLLFQSFADSGSCQIMVWDDMNWKPAWTSREDFNGTLTLDLSEWRGKALSVRIIYDDEGAWGWGMGIDNVYLVASGGYCGDGFCAAGESSETCPDDCESLTDPAPAWVPIGQDLEGHTVSYKYFQGNTRCDDCTQKIDLGFDFRFFGQTYQSVWMNSNGNLTLDDQFLAFTPAPFCLNGPNMIAPFFADVDLLSGGEIRYHLDPAHRYLIVTWSETGYYGCIQDCPRRNTFQVVITNGSVDQIGDTPLPPNTNMVFSYGDMQWTTGTSSGGKNGFGGHAATVGANAGDGFTCQDYGTFDHEGPTYLGNYQDRMCPPNGVDHLDFRSIFLNEMGQSLSTDTLPDLTTDSLRQDHMIQIQAATQSQGVLISWQIRPPSQQPIQIIRGSSRDSLRYLEELSFSDTTPSGGFEYFDAGPIEGSSFYQIRFEDQSGNTFESEVIEVTFNRGRQATPGFLLEAIGPNPFEDRLNIQTRNDAEGLVAFQLSNINGQIMVQGTWSANQGHNEFSLKLPPLPPGSYVISLSYHGKRITRKLIRQPDGD; encoded by the coding sequence ATGGCACAACCAAGGAACGACAAAAGCTCCACCATATCTCCCTACAAGCACCCAAGTCGCTTAGGGTGGGCGATCCTATGGGTCGGAAGTCTGTTGGTAGGCCCTTTGACCGGTTTTGCCCAATGCCCGACCCTCTCAGGAGATACCCTGATCTCGGCGCAATTTGAACGGACCATCAACTCAGATTGGCGTACCTCTGCGCCATCAGATGGGGGCAGTTGGACCCAAAATGATGGCGCCATTGGAGTGTTTGAAAATCCAGGATCAGGGAAGTGGCTGTATCTAAACGATGAGGCAAACAATGACATCGGAAAGGCTCATCTCGATTTGCCCACGATCGATCTAGCCGCTTACCGAGGGCGAATCCTCCTACAAATGGATCTGCTGTTCCAATCCTTTGCGGATTCGGGGTCATGCCAAATCATGGTGTGGGATGATATGAACTGGAAACCTGCGTGGACCAGCCGTGAAGATTTCAACGGAACCCTCACGCTGGATTTGAGCGAATGGCGGGGGAAAGCGCTTTCTGTGCGAATCATCTATGACGACGAAGGCGCGTGGGGCTGGGGAATGGGAATCGACAATGTATACCTCGTGGCATCTGGTGGATACTGCGGAGATGGTTTCTGTGCAGCAGGAGAATCCTCCGAAACTTGTCCGGATGACTGTGAATCTTTGACTGACCCGGCACCTGCTTGGGTTCCCATTGGACAGGATTTGGAAGGCCATACTGTTTCGTACAAATATTTCCAGGGGAATACCCGATGCGATGATTGCACCCAAAAGATCGACCTAGGCTTCGATTTCCGCTTTTTCGGGCAGACCTATCAGTCGGTTTGGATGAATTCCAACGGCAATCTCACCCTCGATGATCAGTTTTTGGCATTCACCCCTGCGCCATTTTGTCTGAATGGCCCAAACATGATTGCGCCATTTTTTGCAGATGTGGACCTCCTATCGGGTGGAGAAATTCGCTATCACCTAGATCCCGCCCATCGGTATCTGATCGTGACCTGGTCGGAAACAGGCTATTATGGATGCATTCAAGATTGCCCACGAAGAAATACCTTTCAGGTAGTCATAACAAACGGCAGCGTCGATCAAATCGGCGACACTCCATTGCCACCCAATACCAACATGGTCTTTTCCTACGGAGACATGCAATGGACTACAGGCACTTCCTCCGGTGGAAAAAATGGATTTGGGGGGCATGCAGCAACCGTCGGTGCCAATGCTGGAGATGGATTTACTTGCCAAGATTATGGGACATTCGACCATGAGGGGCCGACCTATTTGGGAAATTATCAGGATCGAATGTGCCCCCCCAATGGAGTTGACCATTTGGATTTCAGGAGCATCTTCCTCAACGAGATGGGGCAATCACTCAGCACAGATACCCTCCCTGACCTGACCACCGACTCCCTTCGGCAAGATCACATGATCCAAATCCAGGCCGCCACCCAATCGCAAGGCGTCCTCATTTCATGGCAGATTCGACCTCCTTCGCAGCAACCCATCCAAATTATTCGAGGCTCATCTAGAGATTCACTGAGGTATCTCGAAGAACTCAGTTTCAGTGATACGACGCCTTCCGGAGGCTTCGAATACTTTGATGCTGGGCCCATTGAAGGAAGTAGTTTCTATCAAATTCGGTTCGAGGATCAATCGGGAAATACATTTGAATCCGAGGTCATCGAAGTCACGTTCAATCGTGGCCGACAAGCCACACCGGGATTCCTATTGGAGGCGATCGGTCCTAATCCATTTGAAGATCGACTCAATATCCAGACCCGAAATGATGCAGAGGGCCTTGTGGCGTTCCAATTGTCCAATATCAATGGACAGATCATGGTACAGGGGACTTGGTCGGCGAATCAGGGCCACAATGAATTTTCCCTCAAACTCCCTCCATTGCCACCGGGAAGTTATGTAATTTCCCTATCCTATCATGGCAAGCGGATCACCCGCAAATTGATTCGACAGCCAGATGGGGACTGA
- a CDS encoding universal stress protein, translating to MKKLLLATKNFDPAEELHTYTQAFTREISGQLYRIHAYKKDAPLNTGAKPKIDKIRKGKPLQEIANVAREESVDLIVMGRGTGPRWFSRNSLANKVLNKSLCPVMVVPPEVEFSGIKHIVYATNFSDRIGRIPPQVEGLAQRLNARISSVFIRQQGKDIPSSGAPVLEESRRSELNPGNIFFYTLRHKHVQQGLEWFMEQYPTDLLVIASLRKASVKQPRMTGLAQRIVRETKVPLLAVLEG from the coding sequence ATGAAGAAACTGTTGCTGGCTACCAAAAACTTCGACCCTGCCGAAGAATTGCACACCTACACCCAAGCATTCACCCGAGAAATTTCTGGCCAATTATACCGCATTCACGCATACAAAAAAGACGCGCCGCTCAACACTGGAGCCAAGCCCAAGATTGACAAGATCCGCAAAGGCAAGCCACTGCAGGAAATCGCCAATGTCGCACGGGAGGAATCCGTCGATCTCATCGTGATGGGAAGGGGAACTGGGCCTCGCTGGTTTTCACGCAACTCCCTCGCCAACAAGGTCCTCAACAAATCTTTGTGCCCCGTCATGGTCGTGCCGCCAGAGGTAGAATTCTCCGGCATCAAGCACATTGTCTACGCCACCAACTTTTCGGATCGGATCGGGCGTATTCCGCCACAGGTCGAAGGGTTGGCCCAACGACTCAATGCCAGAATTTCCTCTGTATTTATTCGTCAGCAAGGCAAGGATATTCCCTCGTCAGGTGCGCCCGTACTGGAGGAATCCCGCAGATCCGAACTGAATCCCGGCAACATCTTCTTCTACACCCTTCGTCACAAGCATGTGCAGCAGGGTCTGGAGTGGTTCATGGAGCAATATCCGACCGATCTATTGGTGATCGCCTCCCTGCGCAAAGCCTCGGTCAAGCAGCCTCGCATGACCGGCCTCGCCCAGCGGATTGTCCGCGAAACCAAAGTACCGCTCTTGGCAGTGTTGGAAGGATAG
- a CDS encoding AAA family ATPase, whose amino-acid sequence MNENVIDPYGDFIEEKYFFDQFNAIPSELVLAVPVKGNQKNFEKVVSHIAEFIELETVLESWEISKYKDDEANDYVSMSFAVNHAEQICIKVRLDGDDLYLSFWYSKTHEKAFELVQAIYKNIRLVFGASLSPAFKILSHDGRSFDTEKISISKVEANISKNYNDDFAEVNELIQDSLQENKSGLILLHGKPGTGKTTYIKHLVGEHVQRNFIFIPNDFVHQLLKPEFVSFLLTQKDSILVIEDAEKVIRSREQATRDSVVSTILQLTDGLFSDYLNIKIICTFNTDLSNIDDALLRKGRMLAFYEFKELTLAKTNGLLESLNQAPSDTEMTLADIFYKSAKNFQSETKIIGF is encoded by the coding sequence ATGAACGAAAACGTAATCGATCCATACGGAGATTTTATAGAGGAAAAGTATTTCTTTGATCAATTTAATGCTATCCCCAGCGAATTGGTTTTGGCAGTTCCTGTGAAGGGGAATCAAAAAAACTTCGAGAAAGTAGTCAGTCACATTGCCGAGTTCATCGAGCTTGAAACCGTGCTGGAGAGCTGGGAGATTTCCAAATACAAGGATGATGAAGCGAATGACTATGTGAGTATGTCCTTTGCGGTGAACCATGCCGAACAAATTTGCATCAAAGTCCGCCTGGATGGTGACGATTTATACCTCAGCTTTTGGTACAGCAAAACCCATGAAAAAGCTTTTGAGCTAGTTCAAGCTATTTACAAAAATATCAGACTGGTCTTCGGGGCGAGCCTTTCTCCAGCATTCAAGATCCTGTCTCATGACGGAAGGAGTTTTGACACGGAGAAAATCAGTATTTCCAAGGTAGAGGCGAATATCAGCAAAAACTACAATGATGATTTTGCCGAGGTCAATGAGTTGATTCAGGATTCTCTGCAGGAAAATAAATCAGGGCTGATTCTTCTGCATGGCAAACCGGGCACGGGCAAGACTACCTACATCAAGCATCTGGTGGGTGAACACGTCCAGCGGAATTTCATCTTCATCCCGAATGATTTTGTCCATCAACTCCTCAAGCCGGAGTTTGTCTCGTTTTTGCTGACCCAGAAAGATTCGATCCTAGTCATTGAGGATGCCGAGAAGGTCATCAGATCCCGTGAGCAAGCGACCCGCGATTCTGTCGTCTCGACCATCCTACAGCTCACAGACGGATTGTTTAGCGACTATTTGAATATCAAGATCATCTGCACGTTCAATACGGATCTGAGCAACATCGACGATGCGCTCCTCCGCAAAGGGCGAATGCTGGCGTTTTACGAGTTCAAGGAATTGACTCTCGCCAAAACCAACGGATTGCTCGAGTCCCTCAATCAAGCGCCCTCAGATACAGAAATGACCCTAGCGGACATCTTCTACAAGAGCGCCAAGAATTTCCAATCGGAGACAAAAATCATCGGGTTTTAG
- a CDS encoding exodeoxyribonuclease III: MNITSWNVNGIRAVAKKGFAESVESLAPDVLCLQESKAQDDQVKEVLEGWDYHVYANSAVRKGYSGTVILSKSEPIAVELDLGIEEHDQEGRLIAAEYDDFFLVNTYVPNSGQGLKRLDYRKTWDDALRAYLENLRKSKPVILCGDLNVAHQAIDLARPKPNYNKTAGYTQTEIDGMDALQSAGWVDSFRAKYPEEVKYSWWSYRGGAREKNIGWRLDYFMVDEALMPKVSDSLIHNEVLGSDHCPVELILEG, translated from the coding sequence ATGAATATCACCTCTTGGAATGTCAATGGGATTCGTGCGGTCGCGAAAAAGGGTTTTGCCGAATCCGTGGAATCGCTCGCGCCTGATGTGCTGTGCCTACAGGAATCCAAAGCGCAGGATGATCAGGTAAAAGAGGTCCTCGAAGGCTGGGACTACCATGTATATGCCAATTCTGCCGTTAGAAAGGGGTATTCCGGCACGGTCATTTTGTCCAAGTCCGAACCCATAGCGGTGGAACTCGATCTGGGGATCGAAGAGCATGATCAAGAAGGTCGATTGATTGCGGCCGAATACGACGACTTCTTTCTGGTGAATACCTATGTGCCCAATTCGGGCCAAGGATTGAAGCGCCTCGATTATCGCAAGACGTGGGATGATGCGCTTCGTGCCTACTTGGAGAATCTCCGGAAGTCCAAACCTGTAATTCTTTGCGGTGATTTGAATGTTGCTCACCAAGCCATCGACCTAGCTCGTCCCAAACCCAATTACAACAAAACGGCCGGCTACACACAGACGGAAATCGATGGAATGGATGCCCTGCAATCTGCAGGATGGGTGGACAGTTTCCGCGCTAAATACCCCGAGGAGGTCAAATACTCTTGGTGGAGCTATCGTGGTGGCGCTCGGGAAAAGAATATCGGCTGGCGTCTAGACTATTTCATGGTAGATGAGGCATTGATGCCGAAAGTATCGGACTCCCTGATTCACAATGAGGTTTTGGGCTCAGACCACTGTCCCGTGGAGCTGATTTTGGAAGGATGA
- a CDS encoding DUF1801 domain-containing protein — translation MASTIDTPEQYLAQLPEDRKAVMEKLRAVILERLPDGFHETISYGMIGYVVPHERYPDGYHCDPKLPLPFLSIASQKSHIGVYHMGIYANPELMEWFVQEYPKYSSRKLDMGKSCIRFKKMDQVPYDLIGDLVGRMTVDDWVELYESHIKR, via the coding sequence ATGGCAAGCACCATTGACACGCCCGAACAATACCTCGCCCAATTGCCTGAAGATCGCAAAGCGGTCATGGAGAAGCTCAGAGCCGTCATCCTAGAACGGCTTCCAGACGGCTTTCACGAGACGATCAGCTACGGCATGATCGGATATGTAGTTCCGCATGAGCGCTATCCCGATGGCTATCATTGTGATCCCAAACTCCCATTGCCATTTTTGAGCATCGCTTCACAAAAAAGTCATATCGGAGTCTACCACATGGGCATCTATGCCAACCCTGAATTGATGGAGTGGTTCGTGCAAGAATACCCCAAATACAGTTCCCGAAAGCTCGATATGGGCAAAAGCTGCATCCGATTCAAGAAGATGGATCAGGTCCCATACGATTTGATCGGGGATTTGGTCGGAAGAATGACCGTGGACGATTGGGTGGAGCTATATGAATCCCACATAAAACGATAG
- a CDS encoding helix-turn-helix domain-containing protein, whose translation MEKNFILKKLEANNWNISKTAEQMDIQRSHLYNKMEKYGIKRE comes from the coding sequence ATGGAGAAAAACTTTATCCTCAAGAAGCTCGAAGCCAACAATTGGAATATCTCCAAGACGGCCGAGCAGATGGATATCCAACGAAGCCATCTCTATAACAAAATGGAGAAATACGGCATCAAGCGCGAATAG
- a CDS encoding carboxymuconolactone decarboxylase family protein: protein MAYIETGVRQPGIVELLFYKGSSGKAISQLMQTLMKGPSPLSKRERELIAAHVSALNECEFCDRVHTAVACQYPNPIEPAPEKAAIPNGKTAPAAPKEQLSPKMKALLDLAGLVQQGGNYVSQTDIQQAQFAGASEEEIHDTVLIASAFCMINRYVDGLGAEKLNDQHAFNRMGEMLAKWGYSYPPKFLRPVIVWVLNRKWNIRKGA from the coding sequence ATGGCATATATCGAGACGGGCGTTCGACAACCCGGCATCGTGGAGTTGTTGTTCTACAAAGGATCTTCCGGCAAGGCGATTTCCCAATTGATGCAAACCCTGATGAAGGGTCCTTCACCGCTCTCCAAACGGGAGCGTGAATTGATCGCCGCACATGTTTCCGCCCTTAATGAGTGCGAATTCTGCGACCGCGTGCATACGGCCGTTGCTTGCCAATATCCCAATCCAATCGAGCCCGCTCCAGAGAAAGCTGCGATTCCCAACGGTAAAACCGCTCCCGCAGCACCTAAGGAACAACTTTCGCCCAAAATGAAGGCCCTCCTGGATCTGGCTGGACTTGTGCAGCAAGGGGGCAATTATGTATCCCAAACTGATATCCAGCAAGCCCAATTCGCAGGAGCATCCGAAGAGGAGATTCATGACACCGTCCTGATCGCTTCTGCCTTCTGCATGATCAACCGGTATGTAGATGGATTGGGAGCAGAGAAGCTCAATGACCAGCACGCCTTCAATCGGATGGGCGAAATGCTCGCAAAGTGGGGATATAGCTACCCACCCAAATTTCTGAGGCCAGTCATCGTGTGGGTCCTCAATCGAAAATGGAATATCCGAAAAGGAGCATAA
- a CDS encoding phospho-sugar mutase, which translates to MAITPEIKQKYDSWLNSPYIDDADKVELRDIAEQPDEIVERFYQDMAFGTGGLRGIRGMGTNRLNKYVVRKATQGLANYMLKSDPEAQSKGVVIAHDSRIMSPEFSVEAAMVLAGNGIKAYLFDSLRPTPELSFAVRELGALSGIVVTASHNPPAYNGYKVYWEDGAQIVPPHDTGIISEVNAIEDFAEVKVMDEAEAKAAGLIVVLGADMDDKYTAAVKEQVVSADAIAQVAEEFPIVYTPLHGTGNLPVQAALKAAGFTQVFVVPEQEAPDGNFPTVAYPNPEEPAVFELGIKLAEEKGSTIVMANDPDADRIGVAVRAEDGTWHYPNGNQIGLLLTEYILDREEVPANAAVISTVVSTPMLDKVTEAHNVKQFRTLTGFKYIGEKIRQFEEGTYDATYVFGFEESYGYLKGTHSRDKDAVVSTMLIADMAAYFHAQGSDILKELDKLYAKYGYYQETLKSFSLSGKAGAEKIKAIMASFRDDSPSEINGSKVIIRRDFLKGEETDLVAGTTTKLDLPSSNVLQFVTENGAHITMRPSGTEPKIKFYFGVKADTQAAVSQLLNETVDAFMASLEQVMA; encoded by the coding sequence ATGGCTATTACACCAGAAATCAAGCAGAAATACGACTCCTGGCTCAATTCTCCATATATCGACGACGCCGACAAGGTTGAATTGCGTGATATCGCCGAGCAACCTGACGAAATTGTCGAGCGGTTTTACCAGGACATGGCGTTCGGAACCGGCGGTCTGAGAGGGATTCGCGGCATGGGAACCAATCGCCTGAACAAGTATGTAGTGCGCAAAGCGACCCAAGGCTTGGCCAACTACATGCTCAAATCCGATCCGGAAGCCCAGTCCAAAGGCGTAGTGATCGCGCATGATTCCCGCATCATGTCCCCCGAATTTTCCGTGGAAGCTGCCATGGTGTTGGCTGGAAATGGGATCAAGGCATATTTGTTTGATAGCCTCCGCCCTACGCCGGAACTGTCATTCGCAGTACGCGAGTTGGGCGCACTTTCCGGAATCGTCGTAACCGCAAGCCACAACCCACCTGCATACAACGGCTACAAAGTATATTGGGAAGATGGCGCTCAGATCGTTCCTCCACACGATACCGGGATCATCTCCGAAGTGAATGCCATCGAGGATTTCGCTGAGGTGAAGGTCATGGACGAAGCCGAAGCCAAAGCTGCGGGTCTGATCGTCGTGCTTGGAGCCGATATGGACGACAAATACACCGCCGCAGTCAAGGAGCAGGTAGTATCAGCCGATGCGATCGCTCAAGTTGCGGAGGAATTCCCAATCGTCTACACCCCACTTCACGGTACTGGCAATCTGCCTGTTCAAGCGGCGCTCAAAGCTGCGGGATTCACCCAAGTATTCGTTGTGCCTGAGCAGGAAGCCCCAGATGGTAACTTCCCGACGGTAGCCTATCCGAATCCTGAAGAACCAGCCGTATTCGAGCTTGGAATCAAACTCGCTGAGGAAAAAGGATCTACCATCGTCATGGCCAATGACCCAGATGCGGACCGTATCGGTGTCGCTGTCAGAGCCGAAGACGGAACTTGGCACTATCCAAATGGCAACCAGATCGGCTTGTTGCTGACCGAATACATCCTCGATCGCGAGGAAGTGCCTGCCAATGCAGCGGTAATCTCCACGGTCGTATCCACGCCCATGTTGGACAAAGTGACCGAGGCACACAATGTGAAGCAATTCCGGACATTGACCGGATTCAAATATATCGGCGAGAAGATTCGCCAGTTCGAGGAAGGCACGTATGATGCTACCTACGTGTTCGGATTTGAGGAAAGCTATGGCTACCTCAAAGGGACACATTCCCGAGACAAGGATGCGGTCGTATCCACCATGCTGATTGCAGATATGGCGGCCTACTTCCATGCACAGGGTAGCGATATCCTCAAGGAGCTGGACAAACTCTACGCCAAGTACGGCTACTATCAGGAGACCCTGAAGTCCTTCAGCCTGTCTGGAAAGGCCGGCGCTGAGAAGATCAAGGCCATCATGGCTTCCTTCCGCGACGATTCTCCTTCCGAAATCAATGGCAGTAAAGTGATCATCCGCCGAGATTTCCTCAAAGGCGAGGAAACCGATCTCGTAGCGGGTACTACCACGAAGCTGGATCTTCCGTCTTCCAACGTACTTCAGTTCGTGACCGAAAATGGCGCTCACATCACGATGAGACCTTCCGGAACCGAACCCAAGATCAAATTTTATTTCGGTGTCAAAGCCGACACTCAAGCAGCTGTATCCCAGTTGCTGAATGAAACAGTTGATGCGTTCATGGCTTCACTTGAACAAGTGATGGCCTAG
- a CDS encoding alpha/beta hydrolase yields MPKFSIRKFLKMVGLSLLGFLVLTYLILRFLVPMGPKSRAQIAESFADAPEQPQFHTYQYEGHQVEYVSAGDSSRPLLMFIHGSPGSWDAWAKYFRDEQLLAQFHLIGVNRLGYGESDPGLPESKLEIQARVFQPLLDQYAGESGAILVGHSYGGPVAARLAMDAPSQIRAVLLLASIMDPQYERRLGIQSTFRSPYLRWLLPPMLDMSNREIVPLKDELRLMVPLWDRITAHVTMMQGDRDFLALKEHVAFAEHHLVHAASVKAIRLPEESHFLPWTQYDRVISEILLLDEKPTP; encoded by the coding sequence ATGCCCAAATTCTCCATCCGCAAATTCCTGAAAATGGTTGGTCTGAGCCTGTTGGGATTTCTCGTCCTGACCTATTTGATCCTGCGTTTTCTCGTGCCTATGGGCCCCAAGAGTCGAGCGCAGATCGCCGAATCCTTTGCCGACGCACCTGAGCAGCCCCAATTCCACACCTATCAATATGAAGGACATCAGGTAGAATATGTCTCGGCAGGAGATTCTTCCCGACCGCTCTTGATGTTTATCCACGGGTCTCCGGGATCTTGGGACGCATGGGCGAAGTATTTCCGCGACGAACAACTGCTGGCACAATTTCACCTGATCGGCGTCAATAGGTTGGGCTATGGAGAGTCTGATCCCGGCCTTCCCGAATCCAAGCTGGAGATTCAAGCGCGTGTATTTCAACCGCTCCTAGATCAATACGCTGGAGAATCAGGAGCCATCCTTGTTGGACATTCCTATGGAGGACCTGTAGCGGCAAGATTGGCGATGGACGCACCCAGCCAGATACGTGCCGTATTGCTGCTGGCAAGCATCATGGACCCGCAATACGAGCGCAGATTGGGCATTCAATCGACATTCCGGAGTCCGTACCTCAGGTGGTTGCTCCCCCCCATGTTGGACATGTCCAATCGGGAGATTGTGCCCCTCAAGGATGAACTGCGGCTCATGGTGCCGCTGTGGGACCGTATCACGGCACATGTAACCATGATGCAGGGAGATCGGGATTTTCTGGCCCTAAAGGAACATGTGGCATTTGCCGAGCATCATTTGGTGCATGCAGCCTCCGTGAAGGCGATCAGGTTGCCCGAGGAGAGCCATTTTCTGCCCTGGACGCAATACGATCGCGTCATTTCCGAAATCCTCCTATTGGACGAAAAGCCAACTCCTTAA
- the thpR gene encoding RNA 2',3'-cyclic phosphodiesterase, with the protein MRKRLFIGIPIPEEETRKLVEFQEHFGPIEGIRWQRPEKFHITVYFFGSVATDMQPNLEEVIRVGLKNHSPFTLPYLSLKWAPKPKRPRMIWAQYQKEPAFMNLVADTSRWFKQIQPDHQHHEKPIPHITLARYRDPKTGQKTLPPQDQPLPILEMRTIHVKELIFWSSKNLEDSSGSVYFEERRFSLS; encoded by the coding sequence ATGCGAAAACGCCTATTCATTGGAATTCCCATTCCGGAGGAGGAAACCCGAAAACTTGTGGAATTCCAAGAGCACTTCGGTCCGATCGAGGGAATCCGCTGGCAACGGCCTGAGAAATTTCACATTACCGTTTATTTTTTCGGATCAGTGGCAACGGACATGCAGCCCAACCTTGAGGAAGTGATCCGAGTCGGACTGAAAAATCATAGCCCTTTCACCCTGCCCTATTTGAGCTTGAAATGGGCCCCCAAACCCAAACGTCCTCGGATGATCTGGGCCCAATACCAAAAGGAACCAGCCTTCATGAATCTAGTTGCGGACACTTCGAGGTGGTTCAAACAGATCCAGCCTGATCACCAGCATCACGAGAAGCCGATCCCGCATATCACGCTGGCCCGATATCGAGATCCCAAAACCGGACAAAAAACCCTTCCCCCACAAGACCAACCTCTCCCCATACTTGAGATGCGCACAATTCATGTGAAAGAATTAATATTTTGGTCGTCTAAAAATTTGGAAGATTCGTCGGGTAGCGTGTATTTTGAGGAAAGGCGATTTTCGCTCTCATAG